The following nucleotide sequence is from Caldicellulosiruptor saccharolyticus DSM 8903.
GGGGCTTATGGTTGGACTTGGTGAGACAAAAGAAGAGGTGAAAGAGGTTTTAAAAAATTTGAGAAGTGTTGGGTGTGATTTTGTTACAATCGGTCAATATTTGTCACCATCCAAACAACATTATCCTGTTATTGAGTATATTCATCCTAATGTTTTTGAAGAGTATAAAGAATACGCTATATCAATTGGATTTAAACATGTTATGTCAGCTCCCCTTGTAAGAAGTTCATATTTAGCGGAAGAGACAACAAAAATAATATAGAATTGCCTAAAGTTTTTGGGATATTTTAAAACATAACACAAATAATATTGACATAAAACAAACAAAATGATATTATTTTGAATAAAGATGAAATAATTTTTCATCATAATGAAAAAATATTTCAAATAATGTGTTACCAACTAACAATTTTCCGGAGGGTTTCAAAATGGCAACACCTGTAATTATGCCAAAACAAGGGCAAACTGTAGAAAGTTGTATTATAACAAAATGGCACAAGAAAAAGGGAGAAAAGGTAGAAGTAGGTGACCTTTTGTTCTCATATGAGACGGACAAAGCAAGTTTTGATGAAGAGGCAAAGGTAAGTGGAATACTTTTGGACATTTTTTTTGAAGAAGGTGAAGAGGTACCTGTTTTGACAAATGTAGCTGTTATTGGTCAGGAAAATGAGTCCGCAGATATATTCAATCCTAAAAAAGGAACTGACGCTACGATATCTGCTGAAAGCCCTGGGATAGTAAACGAGGTCAAAAAGGGAGAAACCGTCTCTCAAGACAGGATAGAACCAAAACAAGTTTTGCAGTCTTCTGATAAAATAAGGATTTCACCAAGAGCTAAGAAATTGGCGGAAAAGCTAAATGTTGACTTTAGATTTGCAACTCCCTCGGGACCTGAAGGAAGAATAATTGAAAGGGATATTTTGGAGCTTTTTAACTCTGGATATGTATTTACCTCTGCAGCTAAGACTGAGGCAAAAGAGATTGGAAATTTAAAAGATTTAGAGCCAAGCGGAATTGGTGGGAGAATTACAATATCTGACATTGAAAAAGCAAAAGAGAGCTTTAAGATACAAAAAAGTGATATTGAGATTTCAGCGCAAATTATTAAAGATGAAACAGAATATGAAGAAGCTCCTCTTTCTAATATCAGAAAGACTATTGCAAAAGCGATGTACCTTTCACTTACAACAACGGCCCAGCTCACTTTGCACACCTCCTTTGATGCAAGCAATATTCTTGAGTTTAGGAAAAGGGTTAAGGAAAATAGGGAAAAGCTTGGTCTTGAAGATATTACTATAAACGACATCATACTTTTTGCAGTCTCAAGAGTACTTCCAAAGCATAAAGCATTAAATGCACATTTTCTGGACGACAAGATGAGATATTTCAAAAATGTTCATTTAGGATTTGCTGTGGACACTGAAAGAGGTCTGATGGTTCCAACAATCTTTAATAGTAATAAAAAATCTCTAAATCAGATATCCAAGGAAGCAAAAGAACTTATTCAGCTTTGCAGAAAGGGTACCATAAATCCAGACCTTTTAAAAGGTGCAACATTTACTGTCACAAACTTAGGAAG
It contains:
- a CDS encoding dihydrolipoamide acetyltransferase family protein → MATPVIMPKQGQTVESCIITKWHKKKGEKVEVGDLLFSYETDKASFDEEAKVSGILLDIFFEEGEEVPVLTNVAVIGQENESADIFNPKKGTDATISAESPGIVNEVKKGETVSQDRIEPKQVLQSSDKIRISPRAKKLAEKLNVDFRFATPSGPEGRIIERDILELFNSGYVFTSAAKTEAKEIGNLKDLEPSGIGGRITISDIEKAKESFKIQKSDIEISAQIIKDETEYEEAPLSNIRKTIAKAMYLSLTTTAQLTLHTSFDASNILEFRKRVKENREKLGLEDITINDIILFAVSRVLPKHKALNAHFLDDKMRYFKNVHLGFAVDTERGLMVPTIFNSNKKSLNQISKEAKELIQLCRKGTINPDLLKGATFTVTNLGSFGIEGFTPVLNPPQTGILGVNTIVMRAKEQNGQITYYPAIGLSLTFDHRALDGADAARFLQDLKKWLENFELLLAL